The following proteins are co-located in the Roseovarius arcticus genome:
- a CDS encoding maleate cis-trans isomerase family protein, translating into MKYVSNNGAGGGARLGLIVLATDETLEFEARQVLAGRDVQLLHTRIPMQSEITPATLAQMDADMPIAAALLPAGLDVIGYGCTSGATVIGQARVAAQVRSKHPSAAVTDPISAVIAALGHLGARHIGMVTPYVASVTAPMRALLATNGIETLAEVSFAEGDDRRVARIDPASTRAALLEAANTPGIDALFASCTNLQTYPIIKEVEALSGLPVVTSNQALMWHMLRLAGVDAVGWGPGLLFDR; encoded by the coding sequence ATGAAGTACGTGTCGAACAATGGCGCTGGCGGGGGCGCGCGGCTGGGCCTGATCGTGCTGGCGACCGATGAGACGCTGGAGTTTGAGGCGCGGCAAGTGCTGGCAGGGCGCGACGTGCAACTGCTGCATACGCGCATCCCGATGCAAAGCGAGATTACCCCCGCGACCCTTGCACAGATGGACGCAGACATGCCCATCGCCGCCGCGCTGCTGCCCGCCGGGCTTGATGTGATCGGCTACGGCTGCACATCCGGCGCGACCGTTATCGGACAGGCCCGCGTCGCCGCGCAGGTGCGCAGCAAACATCCAAGCGCCGCCGTCACTGATCCGATCAGCGCCGTGATTGCCGCGTTAGGCCATTTAGGCGCGCGCCACATTGGCATGGTCACGCCCTACGTCGCCAGCGTCACCGCGCCGATGCGCGCGCTGCTGGCCACTAATGGGATCGAGACGCTGGCAGAGGTCAGCTTTGCCGAGGGCGACGACAGGCGTGTGGCGCGGATTGACCCCGCCTCGACCCGCGCGGCACTGCTGGAGGCCGCCAATACCCCGGGTATCGACGCGCTTTTCGCCAGCTGCACGAATTTGCAGACTTACCCGATCATCAAAGAGGTCGAGGCGCTGTCAGGCCTGCCCGTCGTTACGTCCAATCAGGCGCTGATGTGGCACATGCTGCGGCTGGCGGGGGTAGATGCGGTTGGCTGGGGGCCTGGGCTGCTCTTTGACAGATAA
- a CDS encoding vWA domain-containing protein has translation MFLPFFQTLRAAGIPVSLREYLTFLEAMTAGLVTYDVEGFYYLARTAMVKDERHIDRFDRAFSETFKGLDAIAAEDVLNAVDLPEDWLRKMAEKHLSAEERAEIEAIGGFDKLMETLKKRLAEQQGRHQGGSKWIGTAGTSPFGAHGYNPEGVRIGQDKSRHQRAVKVWDKREFANLDGDVQLGTRNIKMALRRLRQWARDGAHDELDLGSTIRATAQKGYLDVQTRPERRNTAKVLLFLDVGGSMDPHIKLVEELFSAARTEFRQLEYFYFHNCLYEGVWRDNRRRWSEKIPTWDILNTYASDYRCIFVGDAAMSPYEIAYPGGANEHWNEEAGQTWLDRARAQWPSNLWINPVPQAHWPYTQSTQMITQIFDGQMVPMTLEGLDRGMRALTR, from the coding sequence ATGTTCCTGCCCTTTTTTCAGACGCTGCGCGCTGCGGGTATTCCGGTCAGTCTCCGGGAATATCTAACCTTCCTTGAGGCGATGACCGCCGGCCTCGTCACCTATGACGTCGAGGGGTTTTATTACCTCGCTCGCACCGCGATGGTTAAGGACGAGCGGCACATCGACCGCTTTGACCGCGCTTTCTCCGAAACGTTCAAAGGTCTCGACGCAATCGCGGCCGAAGATGTGCTGAATGCCGTGGACCTGCCCGAGGACTGGCTGCGCAAGATGGCTGAAAAACACCTCAGCGCTGAGGAACGCGCCGAGATTGAGGCGATCGGCGGTTTCGATAAGCTGATGGAGACATTGAAGAAGCGACTGGCCGAGCAGCAGGGCCGCCACCAAGGTGGCAGCAAATGGATCGGGACGGCCGGCACCTCCCCTTTTGGGGCGCATGGCTACAACCCCGAGGGTGTCCGCATCGGGCAGGACAAATCCCGTCACCAACGGGCGGTAAAAGTCTGGGACAAGCGCGAATTCGCAAACTTGGACGGCGATGTTCAACTTGGCACGCGCAATATCAAGATGGCCTTGCGGCGCCTGCGCCAATGGGCGCGCGACGGTGCCCATGACGAGCTTGACCTCGGCAGCACCATCCGCGCCACCGCGCAAAAGGGCTACCTTGACGTCCAGACCCGGCCCGAGCGCCGCAATACTGCAAAGGTGCTTCTCTTTCTCGATGTCGGCGGCTCCATGGATCCCCATATCAAACTGGTGGAGGAGCTGTTCTCGGCCGCCCGCACCGAATTTCGGCAGCTAGAATATTTCTACTTCCACAACTGCCTCTATGAGGGCGTCTGGCGTGACAACCGCCGCAGGTGGAGCGAAAAGATACCCACATGGGACATCCTCAACACCTACGCGTCCGACTACCGCTGCATATTCGTCGGCGACGCAGCCATGTCGCCATACGAGATCGCCTATCCAGGCGGCGCAAACGAGCATTGGAATGAGGAGGCAGGACAGACATGGCTGGACCGTGCCCGCGCTCAATGGCCCTCAAACCTCTGGATCAATCCGGTACCCCAGGCACATTGGCCCTATACCCAATCAACGCAGATGATCACCCAGATCTTCGACGGCCAGATGGTCCCGATGACCCTTGAGGGCCTTGACCGCGGCATGCGCGCGCTCACCCGTTAA
- a CDS encoding DUF2927 domain-containing protein, whose amino-acid sequence MRRLIFPICLVLGACAPGTSGDVPSRAAMPDLGAMPMIKVFPTPHPPAAARANSDIARDFMDLSMQLESGRDLPVFTRFEGPITVAVTGAPPPTLQPDLARLLRRLRSEAGINITQTSGPANITIEAVSRADIRAALPQAACFVVPNISKLSEYRSAKRGRATAWSALSTRRRAAIFVPNDSSPQEVRDCLHEELAQALGPLNDLYRLPDSVFNDDNVHTVLTGFDMLILRASYAPELRSGMTRRQVADRIPSILARLNPAGQRIAPHPLSATPRAWIRAIQTALGPSAGSAQRRAAAEKALSIAQTIGWTDHRRAFSHYAIGRIVQNTDPSYAHSHFVAADAYYRQSPATSLHRAHTAVQLAAYAISQGRGDTALGILAPHISTAERHENAALLAQVLMIRAEALELTGHASEARQVRMDSLGWARYGYGADWAVRAKLREISALNPLKG is encoded by the coding sequence ATGCGCCGACTGATATTCCCGATCTGCCTTGTGCTGGGGGCATGCGCGCCCGGCACGTCGGGTGATGTTCCATCACGCGCCGCAATGCCCGACTTGGGCGCTATGCCAATGATCAAAGTATTTCCAACGCCGCACCCCCCTGCGGCAGCGCGCGCCAATAGCGATATCGCGCGCGATTTCATGGACCTGTCGATGCAGCTGGAATCGGGCCGCGACCTGCCGGTTTTCACTCGCTTTGAGGGGCCGATCACGGTTGCCGTCACAGGCGCCCCGCCGCCCACGCTACAGCCCGATCTGGCACGCCTGCTGCGGCGCCTGCGCAGCGAGGCGGGCATCAATATCACCCAGACATCCGGCCCCGCCAACATCACCATCGAGGCTGTCAGCCGGGCCGATATTCGCGCCGCGCTGCCCCAGGCCGCCTGCTTTGTTGTCCCCAATATATCAAAGCTGAGCGAATACCGCAGCGCCAAGCGCGGCCGCGCCACGGCCTGGAGCGCGCTCTCGACCCGGCGCAGGGCCGCCATCTTTGTCCCAAACGATTCCAGCCCTCAGGAAGTGCGCGATTGCCTGCATGAGGAGTTGGCACAGGCGCTAGGGCCGCTGAACGATCTCTATCGCCTGCCCGATTCGGTTTTCAACGACGACAACGTGCACACGGTGCTAACCGGGTTTGATATGCTGATCCTGCGTGCCTCCTACGCGCCAGAGCTGCGTTCAGGCATGACGCGCAGGCAGGTCGCAGATCGCATTCCCAGCATCCTCGCTAGGCTTAATCCTGCGGGCCAGCGCATCGCACCCCACCCGCTCAGCGCGACGCCGCGGGCGTGGATTCGCGCCATCCAGACAGCACTTGGCCCAAGTGCAGGCAGCGCCCAGCGCCGCGCCGCCGCCGAAAAGGCGCTAAGCATTGCGCAGACAATCGGCTGGACCGATCACCGCCGCGCATTTAGCCATTACGCCATCGGCCGCATCGTTCAAAACACCGATCCCAGCTATGCGCATAGCCATTTTGTCGCCGCCGACGCCTACTACCGCCAGAGCCCCGCCACGTCACTGCACCGCGCTCATACAGCGGTGCAGCTGGCCGCCTACGCCATCAGTCAGGGGCGCGGCGATACCGCGCTGGGTATCCTCGCGCCGCATATCTCGACCGCCGAGCGTCACGAGAACGCGGCCCTTCTGGCCCAGGTTTTAATGATCCGCGCTGAGGCGCTGGAGCTGACAGGCCATGCGTCCGAGGCGCGGCAGGTGCGTATGGACAGCCTTGGCTGGGCGCGTTACGGATACGGCGCGGATTGGGCCGTTCGCGCAAAACTGCGCGAGATTTCGGCGCTTAACCCGCTCAAAGGTTAG
- a CDS encoding AAA family ATPase, with amino-acid sequence MKFEGTDSYVATDDLTVAVNAAVTLERPLLVKGEPGTGKTELARQIAAALDLPMIEWNVKSTTRAQQGLYEYDAVSRLRDSQLGDARVQDIANYIRPGKLWQAFDAPGRVVLLIDEIDKADIEFPNDLLQELDRMEFYVYETQQTIRAVHRPIVIITSNNEKELPDAFLRRCFFHYIRFPDMDTMRRIVEVHHPGIKDALLTTALTQFYEIREQQGLKKKPSTSEVLDWLKLLLAEDLTPADLKKDGANALPRLHGALLKNEQDVHLFERLAFMARRGG; translated from the coding sequence ATGAAATTCGAAGGCACAGACAGCTATGTCGCAACGGACGACCTGACGGTAGCGGTCAATGCCGCCGTCACGCTAGAGCGCCCGCTGCTGGTAAAGGGCGAGCCGGGGACGGGCAAAACGGAACTGGCCCGCCAGATCGCAGCTGCGCTGGATCTACCGATGATTGAGTGGAACGTGAAGTCAACAACTCGCGCTCAGCAAGGTCTCTACGAGTATGACGCTGTCAGCCGCCTGCGCGACAGCCAATTGGGCGATGCGCGCGTGCAAGATATCGCCAACTATATCCGCCCCGGCAAGCTGTGGCAGGCCTTTGATGCTCCGGGCCGCGTTGTCCTGCTGATTGACGAGATCGACAAGGCCGATATCGAGTTCCCGAATGATCTGCTACAGGAACTTGATCGCATGGAATTCTACGTCTACGAGACCCAGCAGACGATCCGCGCCGTGCATCGCCCCATTGTCATCATCACGTCAAACAACGAAAAAGAACTGCCCGACGCATTCCTTCGGCGCTGCTTTTTCCATTACATCCGCTTTCCTGACATGGACACGATGCGCCGCATCGTCGAGGTGCATCACCCCGGCATCAAGGACGCGCTACTGACCACAGCATTGACGCAATTTTATGAAATTCGCGAGCAGCAGGGGCTAAAGAAGAAGCCCTCGACCTCCGAGGTGTTGGATTGGCTCAAGTTGCTTCTGGCCGAAGATCTGACCCCGGCCGACCTGAAAAAGGATGGCGCGAACGCCCTGCCCCGGCTGCACGGCGCTTTGCTGAAAAACGAGCAGGACGTGCACCTGTTCGAGCGTTTGGCATTTATGGCGCGGCGAGGTGGATGA